The DNA sequence CCGCTGCTCACCCCAATGAGCGAGGTCGCCGGTAGAATGTCGATACAGGTTGGCGCAACTTATTTGGAAAAGATCAACGGCGGACGGGGAGTCTTGCTGGGGGGCGTGCCCGGAGTCGCGCCTGGCCGCGTGACGATAATCGGCGGCGGAGTCGTAGGAATCAACGCCGCGAAGATTGCCGTTGGTTTTGGAGCTTCGGTGATCATCATTGATAGAGACCTGGAACGCTTGCGGTTTTTGGACGATATCTTCGGCAGCCGCATTCGCACGCTCGCTTCGAACCCTTACACGATCGCGGAATCAGTCGCGGATTCAGATCTGGTCGTAGGCGCCGTGCTGGTGCCCGGGGCGGCTGCGCCGAAGCTGGTGACGCGCGAGATGCTGCGCGATATGCCTCGCGGCTCGGTAATCGTCGACGTCGCGGTTGATCAAGGCGGCTGCATCGAGACAACCAAGCCGACTACGCACAGCCAGCCGACTTATTACGTGGAGAACGTTCTTCATTATGGGGTGACGAACATGCCGGGCGCCGTGCCGCGCACTTCTACATTTGCCCTGACGAATGCGACGTTGCCTTTAGCGTTGAAGCTCGCCAGGTATGGAGTGGTCGAAGCAATCAAGAGAGACGCGCACTTGAAGAATGGGGTGAACACCTACAAAGGAAAAGTCACCTATAAAGCCGTGGCCCTGGATCAGGGGCTTGAGTACACACCGATTGATAAATTGTTGTAATGCGCACCGGCTGAGATCTCGATGATCAAGCGCGTCCGGATCATTCTCCGGCGCAGGCGATTAGTGTCGCAAGAACGACCTTGTTGATTATCGCAGCCTGTTCAACTGCGACCCTTCATGAACTTCTGCCCCGCTGAGTAG is a window from the Acidobacteriota bacterium genome containing:
- the ald gene encoding alanine dehydrogenase, producing the protein MIVGLPKEVKDNEYRVGLVPAGVKALTSAGHSVLVEIKAGDGLGITDQEYVNAGAEIVDSAEEVWSRADMVIKVKEPIASEYGFLREGLILFTYLHLAPARELTRALLERGVTGVAYETITNDQGHLPLLTPMSEVAGRMSIQVGATYLEKINGGRGVLLGGVPGVAPGRVTIIGGGVVGINAAKIAVGFGASVIIIDRDLERLRFLDDIFGSRIRTLASNPYTIAESVADSDLVVGAVLVPGAAAPKLVTREMLRDMPRGSVIVDVAVDQGGCIETTKPTTHSQPTYYVENVLHYGVTNMPGAVPRTSTFALTNATLPLALKLARYGVVEAIKRDAHLKNGVNTYKGKVTYKAVALDQGLEYTPIDKLL